The region aaattctggtatcagatataagatgtcgaaggtaatgttacgaaactgatatctgctaacacacaatggataaaataaacagaatggtaaagcgaataacacaagcaattgttaacccagttcggtacaactCACCTACGTccgggggctaccaagccaggaaggaaattcactaaaatagaattagttcaaagactatccgtacacttcaacaagttacagtctttctcacctaatctctacccgtgcaacttctacctaagcactcttagatatgagaacccactcacttcccttacaatcacacacccgtgattttaaacaacaatcccttgtgaaaagaaaatacttttcaattacaaactcttgattttacttcacagtttcaatcaagaagacacactctttatcttgcttcacagctttgatcaagaagacacacacttgatcttgcttcacagctttgatcaagtggacacacactcttgcttaacagctttagagtgacaaattacaaccacaaatcagttcaattcaatcatcaatggatgacttgaatgacctacaagtcttacgaccaaacagacacaaaccctagctctctctctatattttgctcagtcttggttgtgtattcaaacaggttttctaagtccctttttatagaagcattggacatcttgaaaaccctaaatatattttctaatcaaatctttttataacagctgtagagatctccttggaaaataagcaaatctggttgtaatctatgattgaatgcgccagctagccatatcttcaatcatccaatgattgccattaattatgcaatcacaaaacaccagacattcatactgaatgttctgtgtacaggatgtcatgacatcgggtctgacatcctggaaaaatcctgcataatccaatttccttttatagcaggtacaaccatatcagataccatgacattgtgtatgtcatctgaaacaatcctgcatgaacatgtcttccatttaagctccagcaggtacaaccaatatcagaagccttgtcattgtatgtggcattctgaaacaatcctgcttgcatatgttctttaactccagcaggtacataggatatcttatgttaagacatcacacaagACATCTTGTGAACACCTTTTGTATTACCAACATTGCAaccaacacttagaatcaacaaactccccctttggcaaattttgggtaaaacatatatttgtcctttttgttcacaaggcaaactatcagcagtttaaaccacataacagtagtttaatcagcagcaaaagcaaaacaattactagctatggctactagtaatacacacatgtacaagggtacttctcctccccctaaatctgtgcaacaatcagaactactagttatggatgcaactagtaagacacacaaatgcacaatgcaccagggtacttcttctccccctaaacctgtgcattcatcaaataacagctactgtaactccatcacctgtaccagccagaatgtcatactgacatctgcttcaacatcaacacctgtgcacttctttcaataatagcTGTCTTCCAGTCCAGCCACGCACAACTTCCACACATCagcttccatatcaagcacttctccccctttttagtcaaaattgaccaaaggtgaccaatcagacaaaataaatgtccATTAGTTTGTCAGAGAATGTCaggacagatgttataacattaaacatgttaaaacataatattcatGCAGTACACACCATCATTATACACAACTGAAGGCTGAGacaatgaacaaatccaaggaactctttaagagccctaaatattacaaaacagacatcaatgaggactgccacacaTTACAAAAAACAGTAAAAACATCAGTCTTTTTAGGCCAACTTCTACCAAACTTTCTAGCACTCCTCCCAGTCTTCAATACaggcaggaaccattaatcagaagaagaagtatctccttcaccttcatcttcatcttcaccTACACCTTCAGAGTCTTTTGAGCTTTCAGAACTGGATTGGGATCTTGTATTTGAGTCCTTTCCAGCCTTTTCTATGTCTTCCCTTTCCAGGCTACAAATGAGAACTTCTAAAGCTTCTTTTCtggccttggccacccttataccattgtccaattctttgcagGTCTCTTTTAGTTGGTCAATCAGGCTTCCTTTAGATGTAGactcccttctggcagatgtcatgacatcattgacatgacttccctcaaatAGCTTGTAATGAATGGCAGAGGGGattttctcctgcttggaatgtcacttgtgctcagaatccctggttgttggctcaggataatgccacaaataagggaggggaaggcaatgggtaacttcacagcatttgtagaagcatgtctaatggtttgttcaaatatgaacttgccaaaatcatagttaacccttgttccaatagcatgaatgattcttccaagattGATGGAGATAGTAGAGGCATGATTAGTAGGAATCCAATTAGCTGAGTCAATCTTGTGCAGGATGGCATATTTAACACTGAGCTTTCCAGCTGATAAGTGATTtctactaggccattccttaacttggccagctgtgataaccctacagacctcattgtttGTGGTTTCTAGGTCTACTCCTCCATCCattcctcttcctaggaacttgttgatgacacttggtgagaatttcacacatttgCCTCTTACAAATACCTTGCAAAACTCCCTGCTGTTCTTATCAtgaatatcctcagggatattaacaaTAAACTATTTAACCAACCCCTCATAGCATTGGGGTAGAGTTACCACAATCTTCATGAGTCCAACATTTTTGATCAGCTCAATAACCtcctttacctctacagcttcTTGTCCAAGTTCTTTTTCAATGGCTACTCTTCTCTGAATGACATATTTCCACTTTGCTGCTccatcttccaaatgaaaggagatattgtctagatGAACAGCAGCAACCTTGCCAGGAGATTTCTgaacagcctgcctttttgcagggaagatgtctgggacatcgtctttaACATCCTCCTTAGAGTCAGAGCTgtctctttcttttcttttcccaACCTCAACCTTGCTCCAGGGTTTTGAGGGTCCTATTCCTGCAGTCTTTTTCACTCTAGCAGCTCTCATTTTAGCCATACTTTTCCCTTTCTTAGTTCTCAGTTTCTCAGCTACGCTAGGTTTAACCAGATGAACCAAAGGATCATCCTCTCCTTCAGTGCTTTCTTCCTCTAGATCAATAATATTTTATTGAGGCACATTTtgtttcttgctaggtagggttttacctagagagcaaAGCCCTTTAGCAGCCACCTctttttctgatctagat is a window of Lathyrus oleraceus cultivar Zhongwan6 chromosome 6, CAAS_Psat_ZW6_1.0, whole genome shotgun sequence DNA encoding:
- the LOC127095121 gene encoding uncharacterized protein LOC127095121; protein product: MSQHPSSSGSKSSQHAKTSPMGFVDEDVMDVTPLCMIPGDTTGTSSNAGYKQGNTSGNSSLPKDMYYTDRVIRRLVTRILSEGHKVEGVSTPLSRREPSPEGEPHADKDDDSSRSEKEVAAKGLCSLEEESTEGEDDPLVHLVKPSVAEKLRTKKGKSMAKMRAARVKKTAGIGPSKPWSKVEVGKRKERDSSDSKEDVKDDVPDIFPAKRQAVQKSPGKVAAVHLDNISFHLEDGAAKWKYVIQRRVAIEKELGQEAVEVKEVIELIKNVGLMKIVVTLPQCYEGLVK